The genomic segment ACGTCATGCTATGAACAATGCGTGATATTAGTCTTTTCTTAAGTGCAGCCATGAATGGTACAACAAAACGCCATCCAACAAGCCTTGAGCTTATCCTATTTCTCCTTCATCTTCATGTGATGTGCAATGCACTTCACATTGGGGATATTATGCAACACTTGAATGCGGAATATGGATTtcaaactaatttgataattgATTTGACTGACAACGAGCACACATGGGAGTTTCTGGAAAAATCTTTAGAAAGTAAAGTTCCGAAGATACTAATAACCCATTTGGATGCGACAGCCAGTAATTTGTACAAGCTCTTCAATATGGAAATTCTAAGCATAGTTCGCATGGATGTGATGCATCTGAATCTTACTCTTAAGCTCATGGATGAGTTGCTGTGGCGTCGTCATTATACCAAAATTATTGTGGACTTTCATGGGGAAGGTGCGAAGGATGCAAACAACGAATTGCCCTATATTTTCCACAGATTTTGGCAACAAGGTCATACCTTGGTTTTGCTGCATTGGCGCAATGCCACCTACACGTACACGCCCTATCCCAGCATTCAAGTGCATTCGCTGGCGAACCTTTGGGATTTTCAAAAGCTTTGGCAAATGCGAAATTTTCATCAGTACGTATTTAAGATACCCTTTATGGAGTTCCCACCTCGCTGCTTTAGCTACCGCAATCGTAAAGGTAATCTCATCAGAACGGGCAACTTCTATAAAATTATAGAGGGATTCATTGAGCAATACAATGGCAGCATGGAATTTGAATTCTTTGATATTTGGAATATGGGTCTGAACCGAGACTATGCAAACGAAAAGATCAGCAATGCAGGATTTCGGTTCATACCAACGCAAATGGCTTACAGTGAAATGTACGATAGCAGCGATGCTTTACACTTTggaaaaatctattttatagTCCCCGCCAGCAAGGAGATCAATCAAAGCCTATATCTGTTCGTTTCCTTTAATCTTCATATGTGGATGATGGTGGCCATGCTGCTCCTTATTCTATTCctgtttattgttgttgtcaaTTATCGCAAGTATGGAAAAGGAAACTTTGTGGAATCCGTTTTTCATGCCTTCAAgatcataatttttatatacgATGAAGTTTTCGTGGGCAAGACACTTTTCAATTTTATGCTGCACCTGCTGTTTCTTATCGTTGGATTATTTCTGACCAACAGCTATGTCTGCAACCTCTCCAGCATGTATACATCGCGGATGTATGAGCCCGAGTTGATGACCTTGAATGACATAAGACTAACTAAGTTAGGCATCCATGTATTCGGTTTGGACTACGATCAGTTTTTGAGCATAGAAAACATGCCGCCTGTCATCTATGATCGCATGTTTGTGGGAAATGATACCGAATTTTTCGCCTATCGTCAAAAATTGCAACTGGTGAATATTTACATGGGTGGCGATGACATCATCGATTACTTGTTCTTCCAGCAGCTGTACATGAGGAAACCTTTGGccaaatatatatcggagccTATGTATACCCTGGTCTTTTCCATAACCATTCCACATCGTTCACCCTTTATTGAGTTCTTCAATCGCTACTTATCCTATCAGAAGGACAATGGAATCTTGAACAAATTTAAGAGGGACAGCCAATGGGATGGTGTGATAAGCTCGTCTCTTAAATTCTTTCAGGATCCCATAACAAATCGTTCCATGTCCATGGCATATTTGCAATATGGTTTTGTTATTTGGATTATTGGAATGTTTACGGGATCTTTTGCTTTTATGTTTGAGCTTTATTGCTCCAAAAGAAGAGTTAATCAAAGAttgtaaatttgtgtttgtcaaTGGTTAAAAGTGCTTTAATAAAATTACCCTCTAAGGTAAAATGGATAACTACATTAATGCTTAGTTGGAATaactaaaaacgtgctaagtttggccgggccgaatcttataaaccctcaagcatggatcgcatttgtcaagctaacaaaggataatagataagaattgctatgctattgtggaaataaaaataagtctTCACAAAGGAAGTTGTTGAATCAGGCAGATATATGGCATTACTTTATTGAATGTGTCTTTTTGGAGAAGTGCCATCGAATTTATACTAAAAGATCGGCTGTGCCGGCGTCTTTCGATGGTTCCCCACAATCAATCTTTTCAATACACTTATTACTAATACATGCCAATATTTCTTACATCTAAGTTCTTTGTACAAAATATGCATCTAGTGCATATATGAAGTCCATTTCTTTATAAGGTCAATGTCTTTGCATTCTCCCGAAAACTGTTGTAGCAATGTCTGCGAAAGTGTTTAGCGGCCGTGACAATGAAAAGAGTTCGCTGGCCACCATGGTTGTGCATTTTCACATTTCTGCTTATGCTTAACTATCGATTGAGCGTTCATTCGCTCTTATTGGCTGTTGCTTAGTATAATTTGACACTCTCATATAGAGTTTTatagttggttggttggttagcATGAATGCTTGAGTACGCTAcattattggagctatattgggttatgaacccattcaggccatacttggtttggacgttggagaccatagtagatgcctttgtgcaaaatttcaaacaaattggaaaagatttgctccctcggaagatcgatttacatgggagctatatcaggttagggaccaaTTCAGATCAGGGCCCCAGAGCGGGTACTTTTTTTGCGCTCCACTCGCGCTTCGGCAAAAATTTTTCCGCTACCGCTCCCTTGCTTTGAATTTGACTATTTCTTTctaaattttcttcttatataCACCGCGCTCTATGAAGtgttatatacattttttcatTACGTTTACAACATCAAACAATATTCAACTCGgtttatatgtattcttgatcgccgtctaTATCGGGCTTATCTTATCTtctacttcttcttcttcttatatataaaaatcaatttgtgtttgtttgtcggtttgtttcgtatagactcacaaacggctgaaccgattaccttgaaattttcacatattgtgttggttggtctggaaggaaacataggctatataatttgttgatatcggaagggggggcggaccttccccttatcccaaaagtactacccaaaaataaaagtggaccgatcgggacaatatgggacttaaatgaaaggtattcaggagtagagtacgaattttatattaaaaattgcgtccaagtaaatggggggggggggggggcgccccagccccaaaaccccctacaATAGGTTTAAtgaacgatcatgacaatatgggactctaacgaaaggtattcgggagtagattacgaatatggtcaggaaggagaattGGCTTTATAAATTGTTGATATCAGagaggggtggaccctcccccgttaccccataaaatccacccaaaattaaaagtagaCCCCTCGGGGccatatgggtataaaatgaaaggtattggagggtagaatacgaatatggtattaaaatttaagtctaaTTACCCATtgggccgtcccaaccccaaacctcccccaaacagacaagATTCATGtcaacatggggttcaaatgaaaggtattcgggagtaaattacgaatctgaaatacaaaatcagatcgaagtatagggggtcaccccacctgcTAAAAAcacctcaaatgggcatatgaaccaatcatgactatatgggatttagtttatttgttttttccgtGGAATCAAAAACGTTTGAatcaattttcttaaatttttcacagattgtataaGTGGCTCTGAAGGGAAACCTAGGCAATATATGTTTTTATTATCGGATGGGGGctcggaccctcctccttaccccaaaaacgccacccaaaaccaaaagtggaacgataggcacaatatgggaatcaaatgaaagcttcttgagactagaaaacgaatgtccaagtatccagcgggccgccccaactccaaagctcctccaaacagatatattcgacgttcatgtcaatatgggaatcaaatgaaaaaagATCGGCATTAACCAGTCAGGaagggtaaaagtcgggcggtgccgactgtataataccctacacctacccaataagtacaatgtggaagctgtattcaattctgaaccaattttgatggacctaggcaagaaaatatgttcaaactgtaataactaccgttgacaaatgacaacattattgcaaattacccaaaatctgccaaacatatgtatgggagctatatctatatcgatctggacaaaatttggcatggattgttttgttactgatcttaacgtatctgcaaaatttcattactatcggttcagatttagatatagctcccatatctatatacggcccgatttgcacttaaatggtcgtagtagctacaatttttaacccatcttcacaaaattcgacatggattgttttgttactgattttaacatatctgcaaaatttcattaaaatcggttcagattaagatatagctcccatatctacgtaccgcccgatttgcacttaaatggtcgtagtagctaaaatttttaaccgatctgcaaaaaatttggcatggattgttttgttactgatcttaacatatctgcacaatttcattgaaattggttcagatttagatatagctcccatatatatgtaccgcccgatttgcacttaagtgGCCgtggtagctacaattttcaagcaatctgcacaaaatttggcatggattgttctgttactgatcttaacttatctgcaaaatttcattaaaatcggttcagatttagatatagctcccatatatatgtacctcccgatttgcacttaaatgaccgtagtagcttcaattttcaaccgatctgcacaaaatatgGCATGGATTGTTTGTACTGATTTTAACGTATCTGCAATATTTGattaagatcggttcagatttagatatagctcccatatatatatatcgcccgatttgcacttaaattgccgtaaaagcaaaaatttttaaccgatcttcacaaaatttgccacgaaCTGTTttcttactgatcttaacatacctgcaaaattttatcaaaatcgattcaaatttagatagagctctcatatatatttattgcccgatttgcacttaaactgccgtagtaactaaaattttcaacctatcttcacaaaattcggcatggattgttttgttactgatcttaacatatctgcacaatatcattaaaatcggttcagatttagatatagctcccatatatatgtacctcccgattttcacttaaaaatggccgtagtagcttcaattttcaaccgatcagcacaaaatttggcatggattgtttggTACTGATTTTAACGTATCtgcaatatttgattaaaatcggttcagatttagatatagctcccatatatatgtatcgcccgatttgcacttaaattgccgtaaaagcaaaaatttttaaccgatcttcacaaaatttgccacgaaCTGTTttcttactgatcttaacatacctgcaaaatttcatcaaaatcgattcagatttagataaagctctcatatatatttattgcccgatttgcacttaaaccgccgtagtaactaaaattttcaaccgatcttcacaaaattcggcatggattgttttgttactgatcttaacatatctgcacaatttcattaaaatcggttcagatttagatatagctcccatatatatgtaccgcccgatttgcacttaaaaggCCGTAGTATCtagtttttaaccgatcttcacaaaatttgccacgaactgttttgttactgatcttaacatatgtgcaaaatgctattaaaatcggttcagatttagaatagcttccatatgtatattccgcccgatttgcacttaaatggtcgtagtagcttcaattttcaaccgatctgcacaaaatttggcacagattgttttcttgctgatcttaacatatatgcaaaatttcattaaaatcggttcagatttagatatagctcccatattcacatatatttatatattgcccaaatttataattgtagggtaggtgtagggtattatatagtaggctccacccgacttttgcctttcctgacTACTTTATTCTTGTTGTTATCCCAAACAGTGATTAagaaaaaatcataattttccCATCATTTCGACGTATTGCTATGGGAAATCCATTTGTGACCCTTAAAAGCTTATATGTTTAAATGCTTTGGAATAACTCCCTCATCAATCAAAGAAATAGACTTTATTTACCCACATTGAACTTTCTGAAGTAAAGTTGACAAGCTCTGCAATAATCAGCTCACTGTACCCCGACTGTGctgtatattaaaatttgagttgcGCCTAATAAATCCTGAGATTACCCCGCATAATGCTCCAAGGCACAAAATAATGTGAAAAAAATCTGTCGCAGCACATAAACTGCAGTCTAATAATTCATTTTAATTACCCTGTTTTTCATCTGGTGAACTAGTTTTAACACTTAAATGtgcaaaataacttaaaaaaaaaacacacactttTATTTGTGCGAACAGCATGATTATTCggtcaaatatttttttccttccCAAGAATAATGGAGGGATGTATGGACGGGACCCTGACGCAttcgaaatttaatttattataaaaaacacTTAAAAGCAAAAGCAATTAACGCCACTGATTATTTATGATATGCAAAATGTAGAGACATCATTTGATTATCATGATACATTGTATGTTGATTTATGACATTAAAGTCGGGCAGTAACTCACCAACACCCTATGTGTTTATCTCAACGACATATTTAGAATAATTCAAATTGCCAATTTCCCACGTACACTTGtagacaaaatagaaaaaaaacaagtaaaaagtttggctgggccgaaatttggatacccaccacctcgggtataaatgcaAACCATTTTtcgtccggtgaaaaattcatattttatgcccccatagcagctatatcgaaatatggtccgatttggaccaaattcagcacggacttgagtggtctaataagtacaagtcattgttcaattttgtagaacaaaatattggtctttttggtagccatatccacatatagaccgatttgaaccataaacgatacggatgtcgaaaatcttgtgtcataagtcactgtgtcaaatttcagcgaaatcggcttataaatgtgcattttatggggccaagactttaaatcaagagatcggtctatatggcagctgtatccaaatctgaaccgatatgggccaaattgaagagggctgtcgaagagtccaacacaactcactgtcccaaatttcggtgaaatcgaacaataaatgcgccttttaagggccaaaaaccttaaatcgagagatcggtctatatggcagctatatccaaatctgaaccgatctgggccaaattgaagagggctgtcgaagggtccaacacaactcattgtcttaaatttcggcgaaatcggtcaataaattacgccttttatgggcccaagacccaaaatcgagagaccggtctatatggcagctatatccaaatctggaccgatcttagccaaattcaggaaagatgttgaaggccctaacataactgttccaaattttggcacaatctgacaataaatgcgccttttatggggccaagacattaaatcggcggatcggtctatatggcagctatatccatatctggaccgatctggccaaaattgaagaagtatatcgaaaggccctaacacaactcactgtcccaaatttcagcaaaatcggataataaatgtgacttttatgggtctaagaacttaaatcatcggatcggtctatatgggggctatatcaagatatagtccgatatagcccatcttcgaacttaacctgcttatggacaaaaaaagagtctgtgcacaGTTTAGGCCTATTATctctatgtttaaagactgtagcctgatttcaatagacagaccgacggacatggctaaatcgtcttagatttttatgttgatcaagaatatatgaactttatagggtcggaagtggatatttcaatgtgttgcaaacggaatgacaaaatgaatatacccccatccttcggtggtgggtatgaaaacagtaaggaaaggaatTTTGGCCATGAGccttccattgaggaacaggggcaaacttcttataaatcaatgagtactgtccgattcaagtttaagctcaatgataaggggcctcctttttatagccgagtccgaacggcgtactgcAATGCGACACCTGTTTGTGAAGAAGTTGATACATGGCTGCCAAACCTTATGAaacagtacctcacaattgtcgctagcattaggagggaataaccaccgctgaaatttttttctgaagttctctTCGGGATTCGAACCAAaagcgttcagcttcataggcggacatgctaacctctgctctaccgTGGCCTTAATTTTGCAtatctattgaaatatcaaatacaaTATTCGAAGGTTTTCTTACGACAGgccctaaattgtggctactacaagtTTAAAACTCCATATGGGATGAAAACTATGTATGGAAGTCAGAGACGTAGCCAACGAGTGGGGACCggaatttatttttcaaaagaaaaaatttcaaagaaatttttgaaatttttttctagacgaaattaaattttttaaaagacaaatttccattctttacttatttttattggctatgacagaacatttgttccactagacgaatgtagaatagcgttacaagcgcctcgatcttctgcgttcattctaaaatctctgacatcaaattttgaggtgtctcccaccacttgacctTTCTTTCCATCTGGCTTGTGgttgtcccggtttgcgtgtaccaccatgtatgccttcaaaagacttctttgctggagctttttcatccattctgacaacatgaccgtTGGCTAGGTAGTAGCCCTTGTAGCTTGATACATGTTACCATGCTAtcttcgtcatacagctcatacagctcgtggttcatacgtcgcctatattctccatgaacacaaactggtccatatattttacgaagaatctttctctcaaatactccaagcactgcctcatctacttccacaagtacccatgcttcagaaccatacaacaacatGGGTGGattcagtgtcttgtatagtgtaatcttcgtctgtcgagagctggtcttgtttctaaactgcttacttagtccaaagtagcatctgtttgccagtattattcttacctttatctcaaaactggtgtcattcgtttcggttacggcggtgccgaggtagataaagttactgactatctcaaagttgtggttcccaactttcgccattttctttatctgctcggttgtgcaaggctttttgggagttgaaaccatccatttcgtcttatctccatttactgccagacccatttttactccttctattttgattttttcaaaggctgcagttacaacTGCCGGTAAACGACCTGTGAtgtgatgtcgtcggcataggtgagtagctgtctccttgtctgaaacttcgtttggtattaaatggttcggagaaattctttcctattcttgctgaggaacgtgtatcagcaaatgtcatcctgcagagtcttaataaatttttcagGCATATCAAAcgtagacatggcttgaaatacctttgaacgtaaaggagtatcgaaggcggccttgtagtcaacaaagaggtggtaggtgttgatttgtccttctcgggtcttttccaggatttgcgCAGAGTGAATATcgggtctatggtggatttacctggtctaaagccgcattgataaggccaaattatctcattgtctttaggttttaatcttcacACAGTAAGCTCGAGATTATCTTGTATgctatggggaggagacttattcctctgtagttggttcattccgtcttgtctcctttcttgtgttcgGTACATAGtacgctgaggttccaatcatcgggtatgcgttcttctagccagaatgcgcagacaagctgatgcatacgccttatcagcttgtagcctccgatcttaaatagttcatcgggtaacccgtcgactcctgctgccttattgttctttagttgggtcactgctacttggacctcattctgactagaaggtaaacattctatcatcaggaattggttctgcggtatcctcttcgccgccaacatcggacactaggaATTgcgtaaaatgttttttccgtatcctcagcatgctatctgtatcAGGTATgagattttttctttgttttcgcAGGAGGATCTGCACCAAGGCCATCggcttgatgtttaattctttggtagattttccggacttcattctgactcctggacatctcaattcgctcacactaacttttttccattttcttgttCTTTCTGAGGAATAGACGTTCCTTTCTTTCTATATCCTCATCACcatatctgtgtcagttaccagctttccttctttgtctctgcaggaggatatgccAGCACCAAAGGCATcattttgatgtttaattctatggtagaatttccggacttcattctgactcctgtacatctcaattcgctcagactcacgtttttccatttccttgttctttctgcggaatagacgtttctcctctctccttttctcctgatacctctccttcatctggcgcgttgctactgattgcagggttgctctatatgccacattcttgactccagtagcatctcgacactcttggtcgtaccatgggtttcttggaggaggaggcttccggctcctaagtacggatttcgcggcattttccttggagtgggcaatagtttgccactgcgccattatatcatccgaacaaggagtgctttcatcaatcagttgggtcagtcgagtagagtatgccgctgccatttgttgtgtctgcagcttttcaatatccagcttccgtgcagtgtcagatcgtactttcctcgccatgttcaaacgggtgcgaacctttgctgcaacaagataatgatccgaatgcgcaattgttatccgattgggatgaaattttgcacgacgtgttttgttattatatccaacaactgtgccaagtatggttcaaatcggtccataacctgatatagctgccatataaaccgatcttgggtcttgacttcttgagcctctagagtgcgcaattcttatccgattggaatgaaactttgcacgacgtgttttgttattatatccaacaactgtgccaagtatggttcaaatcagtccataacctgatatagctgccatataaaccgatcttgagtcttgacttcttgagcctctagagtgcgcaattcttatccgattggaatgaaattttgcacgacgtgtttccttatgatatccaacaactgtgtcaagtatatttcaaatcggtccataaccttatatagctgtcatataaaccgatcttgggtcttgacttcttgagcctctagagggcgcaattcttatccaatttga from the Stomoxys calcitrans chromosome 1, idStoCalc2.1, whole genome shotgun sequence genome contains:
- the LOC106090046 gene encoding uncharacterized protein LOC106090046, coding for MRDISLFLSAAMNGTTKRHPTSLELILFLLHLHVMCNALHIGDIMQHLNAEYGFQTNLIIDLTDNEHTWEFLEKSLESKVPKILITHLDATASNLYKLFNMEILSIVRMDVMHLNLTLKLMDELLWRRHYTKIIVDFHGEGAKDANNELPYIFHRFWQQGHTLVLLHWRNATYTYTPYPSIQVHSLANLWDFQKLWQMRNFHQYVFKIPFMEFPPRCFSYRNRKGNLIRTGNFYKIIEGFIEQYNGSMEFEFFDIWNMGLNRDYANEKISNAGFRFIPTQMAYSEMYDSSDALHFGKIYFIVPASKEINQSLYLFVSFNLHMWMMVAMLLLILFLFIVVVNYRKYGKGNFVESVFHAFKIIIFIYDEVFVGKTLFNFMLHLLFLIVGLFLTNSYVCNLSSMYTSRMYEPELMTLNDIRLTKLGIHVFGLDYDQFLSIENMPPVIYDRMFVGNDTEFFAYRQKLQLVNIYMGGDDIIDYLFFQQLYMRKPLAKYISEPMYTLVFSITIPHRSPFIEFFNRYLSYQKDNGILNKFKRDSQWDGVISSSLKFFQDPITNRSMSMAYLQYGFVIWIIGMFTGSFAFMFELYCSKRRVNQRL